A genomic region of Sulfobacillus acidophilus DSM 10332 contains the following coding sequences:
- a CDS encoding methionyl-tRNA synthetase (PFAM: tRNA synthetases class I (M); Putative tRNA binding domain~TIGRFAM: methionyl-tRNA synthetase C-terminal region/beta chain; methionyl-tRNA synthetase~COGs: COG0143 Methionyl-tRNA synthetase~HAMAP: Methionyl-tRNA synthetase~InterPro IPR015413:IPR002547:IPR002304:IPR004495~KEGG: ckn:Calkro_2311 methionyl-tRNA synthetase~PFAM: Aminoacyl-tRNA synthetase, class I (M); tRNA-binding region~PRIAM: Methionine--tRNA ligase~SPTR: Methionyl-tRNA synthetase;~TIGRFAM: Methionyl-tRNA synthetase, class Ia; Methionyl-tRNA synthetase, class Ia, beta subunit, C-terminal): MGNPVWYITTPIYYPSDNLHVGHAYTTVAADALARYHRLKGEPVWFVTGTDEHGQKIERRAREAGVTPKAFVDPIVRYIQDPLWKRLHIQYDDFIRTTEPRHAAVVQQIFERLRAQGDIYKGVYEGWYCVPDETFWTENKLVDGKCPDCGRPVERVRQESYFFKLSKYQDRLRQFIVDHPDFVQPASRQHEMLNFIDAGLEDLSVSRTGLTWGIPVPGDPEHVIYVWFDALSNYLTAAGYLQDEAKFQRIWPANVHVVGKEIVRFHAVIWPIMLMALDLPLPQHVFGHGWLLIGESKMGKSLGNAVDPIQLLDRYGVDPVRYYLLREVPFGADGSYTEDALVLRTNVDLANDLGNLLSRTTAMINRFWQGEIPPLVADEDDGVIAREVATVYQEVQAAMERLAISDALVSIGRLVRTANKYIEDQKPWDLAKDPAQKVRLGNVLYGLAEALRVLSVLLTPFLVETPGRIRYQLGLDSPVQEYREAIFGGLPAGIKIRRGEPLFPRIESKAATPQEPDAGDDRSIGLEDFQKLDLRVGTVRTAEVVEGADRLLKLTVFDGTRERTIVSGIRAHYDPESLIGQQVVLVANLKPVKIRGILSEGMLLAGSAGGELALVAPIRRLPEGARVK, translated from the coding sequence ATGGGAAATCCTGTTTGGTACATTACCACTCCAATCTATTATCCCAGTGATAACTTACACGTGGGTCATGCCTATACCACCGTGGCGGCGGATGCCTTGGCCCGGTATCATCGCTTAAAAGGCGAACCGGTGTGGTTTGTGACCGGGACGGATGAACACGGGCAAAAAATCGAACGGCGCGCGCGAGAGGCCGGCGTGACGCCAAAAGCGTTTGTGGATCCCATCGTGCGGTATATCCAAGATCCTCTCTGGAAGCGGCTTCACATCCAATATGATGATTTCATCCGCACCACCGAACCGCGGCATGCCGCGGTGGTCCAGCAAATCTTTGAACGCCTGCGTGCCCAAGGAGACATTTACAAAGGCGTTTATGAAGGCTGGTATTGTGTGCCGGACGAGACGTTCTGGACGGAAAACAAGTTAGTCGACGGGAAGTGCCCGGATTGTGGCCGACCGGTCGAGCGTGTGCGGCAAGAAAGCTATTTCTTTAAACTGAGTAAATATCAAGACCGCTTGCGCCAATTTATCGTGGATCACCCGGATTTTGTGCAACCCGCCAGCCGGCAGCATGAAATGCTGAACTTTATTGATGCCGGACTCGAGGACTTGTCGGTATCCCGTACGGGTCTGACTTGGGGCATACCGGTACCGGGGGATCCCGAACATGTGATTTATGTCTGGTTTGACGCGCTCAGCAATTACCTTACGGCAGCCGGATATTTGCAGGACGAGGCCAAGTTTCAACGTATTTGGCCCGCGAATGTGCATGTGGTCGGCAAGGAAATTGTGCGATTTCATGCCGTCATTTGGCCCATTATGCTGATGGCGCTCGACCTGCCGTTGCCGCAACATGTGTTTGGGCATGGGTGGCTTTTGATTGGCGAGTCCAAAATGGGCAAGTCGCTCGGCAACGCCGTGGATCCCATCCAATTGCTCGATCGCTACGGGGTAGACCCGGTGCGGTATTATTTGCTGCGAGAAGTGCCGTTTGGCGCCGACGGCAGTTATACCGAAGATGCGCTGGTGTTGCGGACCAACGTGGATTTGGCCAACGACTTGGGAAACTTGTTAAGCCGGACCACCGCCATGATTAACCGATTTTGGCAAGGAGAGATTCCCCCGCTGGTCGCCGATGAAGATGACGGTGTGATTGCGCGGGAAGTGGCAACGGTTTATCAAGAAGTTCAGGCGGCGATGGAGCGCTTGGCCATCTCCGACGCATTGGTTTCGATTGGGCGTTTGGTCCGGACCGCCAACAAATATATCGAGGATCAGAAGCCGTGGGATTTGGCCAAAGATCCGGCGCAAAAGGTCCGGTTAGGTAATGTGCTGTATGGCTTGGCGGAGGCGTTACGGGTTCTTTCGGTCCTATTGACCCCGTTTTTGGTGGAGACCCCCGGTCGGATTCGGTATCAATTGGGATTGGATAGCCCGGTGCAAGAATACCGCGAGGCGATTTTCGGCGGGTTACCGGCCGGGATTAAAATTCGGCGGGGGGAACCGCTGTTTCCCCGGATCGAGAGCAAAGCCGCCACTCCGCAGGAGCCGGATGCCGGCGACGACCGGAGTATTGGCTTGGAGGATTTCCAAAAGCTCGATCTCCGGGTCGGTACGGTAAGGACGGCGGAGGTGGTCGAGGGGGCCGATCGCTTGTTAAAACTGACCGTTTTTGACGGGACACGGGAACGGACGATTGTTTCGGGCATCCGGGCCCATTATGATCCCGAATCGTTAATCGGGCAGCAAGTCGTGTTGGTGGCTAATTTGAAACCGGTCAAAATCCGCGGGATCTTGAGCGAAGGCATGTTATTGGCCGGATCGGCGGGCGGCGAGTTGGCGTTGGTGGCTCCCATCCGCCGTTTGCCGGAAGGAGCGCGGGTGAAGTAA
- a CDS encoding hydrolase, TatD family (PFAM: TatD related DNase~TIGRFAM: hydrolase, TatD family~COGs: COG0084 Mg-dependent DNase~InterPro IPR001130:IPR015991~KEGG: bts:Btus_0052 hydrolase, TatD family~PFAM: Deoxyribonuclease, TatD-related~SPTR: Hydrolase, TatD family;~TIGRFAM: Deoxyribonuclease, TatD Mg-dependent, prokaryote), whose amino-acid sequence MELTAIDSHTHVQDPAFDDDRESVYERARSEGLGMIVPGYDWTSSERGVAWVSQHDACWAAVGIHPHDATTFQEGDRDRLIRLAQAPKVVGIGEIGLDYHYNNSPPEIQREAFRRQLAVAGTMGLPPIVHSREAEADTLEIIRQSGITPGVLHCFTGSWEFAEALLALGWYISFAGVISFKNAAPLREVVARVPWDRLLIETDAPYLTPVPWRGQRNEPARVIRVAEIVAAQKNCRTKEVFEATMSNTQKLFCL is encoded by the coding sequence ATGGAGTTAACGGCTATCGACAGCCATACGCATGTGCAAGACCCAGCCTTTGATGACGATCGGGAGTCCGTTTATGAACGGGCGCGATCCGAAGGGCTTGGGATGATTGTGCCGGGATATGATTGGACGAGCTCCGAGCGGGGGGTGGCCTGGGTCTCGCAGCATGACGCCTGTTGGGCGGCCGTGGGGATTCACCCCCATGACGCGACGACCTTTCAAGAAGGCGACCGCGATCGTCTTATACGGTTGGCCCAGGCGCCGAAGGTGGTCGGCATCGGGGAAATCGGACTTGATTATCACTATAACAACAGTCCCCCGGAAATCCAGCGCGAGGCATTTCGCCGGCAATTGGCGGTTGCCGGGACGATGGGGCTGCCGCCGATTGTTCACTCGCGCGAAGCGGAAGCCGATACGCTCGAAATCATTCGGCAATCGGGCATTACCCCCGGCGTCCTCCACTGCTTTACCGGAAGCTGGGAGTTTGCCGAGGCGTTATTAGCGCTCGGTTGGTATATTTCGTTTGCGGGGGTCATTTCTTTTAAGAATGCCGCGCCTTTACGCGAGGTGGTGGCTCGGGTGCCTTGGGATCGGCTCTTGATTGAAACGGACGCTCCGTATTTAACCCCCGTGCCGTGGCGTGGTCAGCGCAATGAACCGGCCCGTGTCATCCGTGTTGCCGAAATCGTGGCAGCGCAAAAAAACTGCCGGACAAAAGAGGTATTTGAGGCCACGATGTCGAATACCCAAAAACTGTTTTGTCTCTAA
- a CDS encoding 3D domain-containing protein (PFAM: 3D domain; Domain of unknown function (DUF348); G5 domain~COGs: COG3583 conserved hypothetical protein~InterPro IPR011098:IPR010611~KEGG: adg:Adeg_2112 3D domain protein~PFAM: 3D; G5~SPTR: 3D domain protein) has product MTKWLTRGLRSWILGAAAITAMGAGIIGTQFRPVDIVVQSPKGQRNISLWTFRSKVRDILQQAGIPITTHDRVSPALNQMVAGRAIVVDQAVPIWIKTAHRRLKWFATSYRVEQILHAAGIKLGAMDEVKPALSAWVKPGATIQVIRRWLLTKQVAVTIPYTVEYRPDPNLFKGHTEILSTGRNGTEVKTVQVLMQNGFPVRQTIVKTQQTQAPTPEVILYGTQQLVDRGGQVLQFSRELTVMATAYWPDPAWSSGYTATGWRAQYGIIAVDPAVIPLGSRVYIPGYGIAVAQDTGSAIVGDHIDLCFDTATQAQDWGVRTVNVFILDP; this is encoded by the coding sequence TTGACTAAATGGCTGACACGAGGACTACGGTCCTGGATTCTCGGCGCAGCCGCCATTACGGCGATGGGAGCGGGAATTATCGGTACGCAGTTCCGACCGGTCGACATTGTGGTCCAGAGCCCTAAAGGACAACGGAACATTTCGTTATGGACCTTTCGTTCGAAAGTGCGTGACATTTTACAGCAAGCAGGTATTCCGATCACGACGCACGATCGGGTGAGTCCGGCGCTTAATCAAATGGTGGCCGGACGGGCGATTGTGGTGGATCAAGCAGTACCGATTTGGATTAAAACGGCTCACCGACGACTGAAGTGGTTTGCCACGTCCTATCGGGTGGAACAAATTCTTCATGCGGCCGGAATTAAATTAGGGGCTATGGATGAAGTGAAACCGGCCTTAAGCGCATGGGTTAAGCCGGGAGCCACGATTCAGGTGATTCGGCGATGGCTTTTAACTAAACAGGTCGCGGTGACGATCCCTTATACGGTTGAATATCGGCCGGATCCGAACCTTTTTAAAGGACACACGGAAATTTTATCGACCGGGCGCAACGGCACCGAGGTCAAAACCGTCCAAGTCTTGATGCAAAACGGGTTCCCCGTACGCCAAACGATCGTCAAGACGCAGCAAACGCAAGCGCCTACCCCCGAAGTGATTCTATACGGTACGCAACAACTCGTCGATCGCGGCGGGCAAGTTCTTCAGTTTTCCCGGGAACTGACCGTCATGGCGACCGCTTATTGGCCTGATCCCGCGTGGTCGAGCGGGTATACGGCCACCGGCTGGCGTGCACAATATGGTATTATTGCCGTCGATCCGGCCGTTATCCCCTTGGGGTCCCGGGTTTATATCCCCGGGTACGGCATTGCGGTAGCCCAGGATACGGGATCGGCCATTGTCGGGGATCATATTGACTTGTGCTTCGATACCGCGACCCAAGCGCAAGACTGGGGTGTGCGTACGGTCAACGTATTTATTTTAGACCCGTAA
- a CDS encoding Ribosomal RNA small subunit methyltransferase A (PFAM: Ribosomal RNA adenine dimethylase~TIGRFAM: dimethyladenosine transferase~COGs: COG0030 Dimethyladenosine transferase (rRNA methylation)~HAMAP: Ribosomal RNA adenine dimethylase~InterPro IPR001737:IPR011530:IPR020598~KEGG: dau:Daud_0045 dimethyladenosine transferase~PFAM: Ribosomal RNA adenine methylase transferase~SMART: Ribosomal RNA adenine methylase transferase, N-terminal~SPTR: Ribosomal RNA small subunit methyltransferase A;~TIGRFAM: Ribosomal RNA adenine dimethylase): MQALARVGWTPSHRWGQNFLVASEVFTDIATRVVRQPDEAVLEIGPGPGGLTVTLLEAGARVTAVEIDSRAAQLLKPLEHRWPDRFHLLIGDALHMAWDQMIAPLGPAPVTVTGNLPYYITSPFLGRLLEDFVGYWSRGIFMVQRDVAVRLVEPPGHRNSSVLGVLLRYQADVTWVLPEVSPNAFYPSPEIVSSVIQLERRDPLPVDWQAFRWVVRAGFQHRRKTLRQALARGPDSPGDASYWANQLTEIGIDPARRAESLTLEEWVRLASQWRRA; this comes from the coding sequence TTGCAGGCTTTGGCCCGAGTGGGATGGACGCCCAGCCATCGGTGGGGGCAAAATTTTCTGGTGGCCTCGGAGGTTTTTACGGACATTGCGACCCGGGTGGTCCGGCAGCCCGACGAGGCCGTGCTGGAAATCGGTCCCGGGCCCGGAGGCCTGACGGTGACGCTATTGGAAGCGGGCGCCCGGGTCACGGCGGTTGAGATTGATTCGCGGGCTGCGCAGTTGCTGAAGCCCTTGGAACATCGATGGCCGGATCGGTTTCATCTCCTGATCGGCGATGCCTTACACATGGCCTGGGACCAGATGATTGCCCCGTTAGGCCCGGCGCCGGTGACGGTGACGGGCAATTTGCCCTATTATATTACCTCGCCCTTTTTAGGCCGGCTATTGGAGGACTTTGTCGGATACTGGTCCCGGGGCATCTTCATGGTACAACGGGATGTGGCGGTGCGACTGGTCGAGCCCCCTGGTCACCGAAATTCTTCGGTGCTGGGGGTATTATTGCGGTATCAAGCCGATGTGACCTGGGTTTTGCCGGAAGTTTCCCCTAATGCCTTTTATCCGTCTCCGGAAATTGTCTCATCTGTGATACAATTAGAACGTCGAGATCCGTTGCCGGTCGATTGGCAGGCCTTTCGTTGGGTCGTTCGCGCCGGGTTTCAGCATCGCCGGAAGACACTGCGGCAAGCGCTTGCCCGCGGGCCGGATTCCCCCGGTGACGCGAGTTATTGGGCGAACCAATTGACGGAGATCGGCATTGATCCCGCCCGGCGGGCGGAATCTTTAACGTTGGAGGAGTGGGTGCGGTTAGCGTCGCAGTGGCGACGTGCATAA
- a CDS encoding protein of unknown function DUF458, RNase H (PFAM: Protein of unknown function (DUF458)~COGs: COG1978 conserved hypothetical protein~InterPro IPR007405~KEGG: pth:PTH_0081 hypothetical protein~PFAM: Protein of unknown function DUF458, RNase H-like~SPTR: Uncharacterized protein conserved in bacteria) → MIFESPSKGRLTFEQMFADLLQYLSQAPNDRYKLIIGTDSHTRHDTVLVTAVVIHHLGKGGRYYFHKSHRRAIKSLRQKIFYETSTSLAVAARLTNLLDESGFIDFDVEIHIDVGHQGETKDLIREIVGMVTGSGYHAAIKPHSFGASKVADKYTK, encoded by the coding sequence ATGATCTTCGAGAGTCCCAGCAAGGGTCGCTTGACATTTGAGCAGATGTTCGCCGATTTACTTCAGTATTTGAGCCAAGCGCCAAACGACCGATATAAGCTGATTATCGGAACCGATTCGCATACCCGCCACGATACGGTCTTGGTGACGGCTGTCGTCATTCATCACCTGGGCAAAGGCGGGCGTTACTACTTTCATAAATCCCACCGTCGTGCCATTAAGAGTCTACGGCAAAAAATATTTTATGAAACCTCGACGAGTTTGGCGGTGGCCGCTCGCTTGACGAATCTGCTGGACGAGTCCGGCTTTATCGATTTCGACGTCGAGATCCATATTGATGTCGGGCACCAAGGCGAAACGAAGGATCTCATTCGGGAAATTGTGGGGATGGTGACCGGCAGCGGGTATCATGCCGCCATTAAACCACACTCGTTTGGCGCGTCCAAAGTCGCGGACAAGTACACGAAATAA
- a CDS encoding protein of unknown function DUF1021 (PFAM: Protein of unknown function (DUF1021)~COGs: COG4466 Uncharacterized protein~InterPro IPR009366~KEGG: tte:TTE2561 hypothetical protein~PFAM: Protein of unknown function DUF1021~SPTR: Putative uncharacterized protein) has protein sequence MAAKSVLDEIKKELDSHVGERIRVKANKGRKKVDEKEGILEKTYPHIFVVKIEEGHLSERRVSYSYTDVLTETVELILPESLSS, from the coding sequence GTGGCTGCCAAGAGCGTCTTGGATGAAATCAAGAAAGAGCTTGATTCTCACGTAGGAGAGAGGATTCGGGTCAAAGCCAACAAAGGCCGCAAGAAGGTCGATGAAAAAGAGGGTATTCTCGAGAAAACCTACCCCCACATCTTTGTGGTCAAGATTGAGGAAGGTCACCTTTCAGAGCGGCGCGTATCTTATTCCTATACAGACGTCCTCACCGAAACGGTCGAATTAATCCTTCCGGAGTCACTGAGCAGCTAG
- a CDS encoding cyanophycinase (PFAM: Peptidase family S51~TIGRFAM: cyanophycinase~COGs: COG4242 Cyanophycinase and related exopeptidase~InterPro IPR005320:IPR011811~KEGG: tjr:TherJR_0125 cyanophycinase~PFAM: Peptidase S51, dipeptidase E~PRIAM: Cyanophycinase~SPTR: Cyanophycinase;~TIGRFAM: Cyanophycinase), translating to MHAPRSFLHDLGQGGLAISGPLFIIGGNEDKKGPRRILKRIAALVRQSERGGGLGIITTASLEERQAYETYRAVFYELGVHTVEHLPVSTRLKASEETVVNRIRPLSLVFFSGGDQLRITSLLGGTLLHRTLLEEHRRGLAIAGTSAGASMMSDTMIVAGDAETMPTRNTVEMAPGMGFWPGAVIDQHFSQRGRIGRLVSALAQNPGILGVGLDEDTAIEVRLDEARLLVHGSRTVTILDGREVTETNASESSPGQPLALTSVRLHVLPDGYGFDLTRRLPLSAEDPTWSREDIIRGDSIHPLLSRP from the coding sequence GTGCATGCACCGCGTTCTTTTTTGCATGATCTCGGGCAGGGGGGACTGGCGATTAGCGGACCGTTATTCATCATCGGCGGCAATGAAGACAAAAAGGGACCGCGACGGATCCTGAAGCGCATCGCGGCTCTGGTGCGGCAATCCGAGCGCGGGGGCGGATTGGGCATTATCACGACCGCGTCTCTCGAAGAGCGGCAGGCTTATGAGACCTATCGGGCCGTGTTTTACGAACTCGGTGTCCATACGGTGGAGCACTTGCCGGTCTCCACGCGTCTAAAAGCGTCAGAAGAGACCGTCGTCAATCGCATCCGACCGTTGTCGTTGGTGTTTTTCAGTGGCGGGGATCAGCTCCGTATCACCAGCTTATTAGGGGGAACGCTTCTTCATCGGACCTTACTGGAAGAACATCGGCGCGGGTTGGCGATTGCCGGCACCTCCGCCGGCGCGTCCATGATGTCCGATACGATGATCGTGGCCGGTGATGCCGAGACGATGCCCACCCGGAACACGGTGGAAATGGCGCCCGGTATGGGGTTTTGGCCGGGAGCGGTAATCGATCAGCACTTTTCTCAACGGGGGCGGATTGGGCGGCTGGTTTCGGCTTTGGCTCAAAACCCGGGGATTTTAGGCGTAGGGTTGGATGAGGACACCGCGATTGAAGTCCGACTGGACGAGGCGCGTCTATTGGTGCACGGATCACGCACCGTCACGATTTTAGATGGCCGGGAGGTCACCGAAACGAACGCCTCCGAGTCTTCCCCCGGTCAACCGTTGGCCTTAACGTCGGTCCGCCTCCATGTCCTGCCCGACGGATATGGTTTTGATTTGACCCGGCGTCTGCCGCTCTCGGCTGAGGACCCCACTTGGAGTAGGGAGGACATCATCCGTGGAGATTCTATCCACCCGCTTTTATCCCGGCCCTAA
- a CDS encoding cyanophycin synthetase (PFAM: RimK-like ATP-grasp domain; Mur ligase family, glutamate ligase domain; Mur ligase middle domain~TIGRFAM: cyanophycin synthetase~COGs: COG0769 UDP-N-acetylmuramyl tripeptide synthase~InterProIPR003135:IPR013651:IPR013221:IPR004101:IPR 011810~KEGG: tjr:TherJR_0126 cyanophycin synthetase~PFAM: Mur ligase, central; ATP-grasp fold, ATP-dependent carboxylate-amine ligase-type; ATP-grasp fold, RimK-type; Mur ligase, C-terminal~PRIAM: Cyanophycin synthase (L-aspartate-adding)~SPTR: Cyanophycin synthetase;~TIGRFAM: Cyanophycin synthetase) — MEILSTRFYPGPNRHTLFPALEAILDLQGYGAFPTSRRPSFIAALLEGLPGLRDHHCSRGRPGGFVERLTEGTYLGHVVEHVALELLFQGGETGIYGKTREIQPPRVRVVFESETADGGRLALETAIGIVTRLWDGQPVDWPALFLSVRNQLARYHLGPSTRAIVAEARRRGIPVERLDQDNWVRLGQGVRQRRIMATMTDATSIISVELAQSKWVTRRVLDDAGIPVPQARLVHHWEEAWEAAQAIGMPVVVKPLAGHQGRGVTMGVDSRAALRRAWETAHEGSSAVLVEQQVPGTAYRLLVIGSNMVAATERIPPFVVGDGQQTIRALVDRLNQDPRRGPDHGFPMSEVQIDADAVTTLTAQGWTLEDVPPVGHTVWIRRTANMSTGALARDVTDGVHPDLADDAVRAARALGLDVAGVDIVTPRLDRGLSEAGGAVVEVNAAPGLRMHLYPAEGTPRPVDRYFVDWLFPDDQGRIPVAAVTGTNGKTTVTRMIAHIMGLTGQVVGMATTDGITIGRRVIQTGDLTGPWSARLILNDPTVEVAVLETARGGMARGGLGFDALDVAVVTNIGPDHLGQDDIQTLDDLVHLKALLVDVVRPDGYAVLNADDEWVLRMRSRSAGQTVLFSTKSDNPLVARHVETGGRAVYVKRGYLVYAAGGRETRLIGTRALPASLGGVATINIANAAAAAAAGLMLGAPPSQVAKGLASFPVGAQGLNRGRLELLGGPDLRVLIDYGHNAPAIVALGEICRRLRARRVITVLGLPGDRRDEDIRESARAAAAFSDQVIIREDFDRRGRQPGEVAQLIQAAIRAEHPDASIQMVLDEKEAVTTAIRQAGPGSLVLVLYERYPVVRQAAEEALHRVRLGSATSDHGTFLQEAGI; from the coding sequence GTGGAGATTCTATCCACCCGCTTTTATCCCGGCCCTAATCGCCATACGTTATTTCCCGCTTTGGAAGCGATTCTGGACCTGCAGGGCTATGGGGCGTTTCCTACCTCTCGGCGTCCGTCGTTCATTGCCGCGTTGTTGGAGGGGTTGCCCGGATTGCGGGACCATCACTGCTCACGGGGACGCCCCGGCGGTTTTGTGGAGCGCCTGACCGAAGGGACCTATTTAGGTCATGTGGTTGAGCATGTGGCGCTTGAACTCCTTTTTCAGGGGGGAGAGACCGGCATCTACGGGAAGACACGGGAGATTCAGCCGCCGCGCGTCCGCGTGGTGTTTGAATCGGAAACGGCGGACGGTGGGCGTCTCGCGCTCGAGACGGCGATAGGGATTGTGACGCGGTTATGGGACGGACAGCCTGTCGATTGGCCGGCGTTATTTTTATCCGTCCGCAATCAATTGGCCCGTTACCATTTGGGGCCCAGTACGCGCGCGATTGTGGCGGAAGCGCGTCGCCGCGGCATTCCCGTGGAGCGTTTGGACCAGGATAATTGGGTACGGCTCGGACAGGGCGTCCGGCAGCGCCGGATTATGGCGACCATGACGGATGCCACCAGCATTATTAGCGTGGAGTTGGCCCAATCCAAATGGGTGACCCGTCGGGTACTCGATGACGCCGGGATTCCCGTCCCTCAAGCCCGATTGGTCCATCACTGGGAGGAGGCGTGGGAAGCGGCCCAAGCCATCGGCATGCCGGTGGTGGTCAAACCGTTGGCGGGACATCAAGGCCGAGGCGTGACCATGGGCGTCGATAGCCGGGCGGCGCTCCGCCGGGCGTGGGAAACCGCCCACGAAGGGTCTTCTGCGGTATTGGTGGAACAACAGGTCCCCGGCACCGCCTATCGGCTGTTAGTGATCGGATCCAACATGGTGGCCGCGACCGAGCGCATTCCTCCTTTTGTGGTCGGGGACGGACAACAAACGATTCGCGCTCTCGTCGATCGGTTGAATCAGGACCCCCGTCGGGGGCCCGATCATGGTTTTCCGATGAGTGAAGTGCAAATTGACGCGGATGCCGTTACCACCTTAACGGCCCAGGGATGGACCTTGGAGGATGTTCCGCCGGTCGGCCATACGGTATGGATTCGACGGACGGCCAATATGTCGACCGGGGCCTTGGCGCGGGATGTTACGGACGGCGTCCATCCGGATTTGGCCGATGACGCGGTTCGGGCCGCTCGTGCACTGGGCCTGGACGTGGCGGGGGTGGATATCGTCACCCCGCGTCTTGATCGGGGGCTTTCCGAGGCCGGTGGGGCCGTGGTGGAGGTCAACGCCGCCCCGGGGCTTCGGATGCATCTTTATCCGGCGGAAGGAACTCCGCGCCCTGTAGACCGCTATTTCGTAGACTGGCTCTTTCCCGACGACCAGGGCCGTATTCCCGTGGCCGCGGTGACCGGTACCAACGGGAAGACCACCGTGACCCGGATGATTGCCCACATTATGGGCTTAACGGGCCAGGTAGTCGGCATGGCGACGACCGACGGGATCACCATCGGCCGGCGAGTCATTCAAACCGGCGACTTGACCGGTCCGTGGTCGGCCCGCCTGATTTTAAATGATCCGACCGTGGAAGTCGCGGTGCTGGAAACCGCGCGCGGTGGTATGGCCCGGGGCGGCCTCGGATTTGATGCCCTGGATGTGGCGGTGGTGACAAACATTGGGCCCGATCACTTAGGCCAGGACGATATTCAGACGCTCGACGACTTAGTCCACTTAAAGGCTTTGCTGGTGGATGTGGTACGGCCTGACGGCTACGCGGTTTTAAACGCCGATGACGAGTGGGTCCTTCGTATGCGAAGCCGCTCGGCCGGACAGACGGTGTTGTTTTCCACAAAATCCGATAATCCGTTGGTGGCACGACATGTGGAGACCGGTGGGCGAGCGGTTTACGTTAAACGCGGGTATTTGGTGTATGCGGCCGGGGGGCGGGAAACCCGCCTCATCGGGACGCGGGCGCTTCCCGCCAGTTTGGGTGGCGTCGCCACCATTAATATCGCCAATGCGGCGGCCGCGGCGGCGGCCGGTTTGATGCTGGGCGCCCCTCCGAGTCAAGTGGCGAAGGGGCTGGCAAGTTTTCCGGTGGGTGCGCAGGGATTAAATCGGGGGCGGTTGGAACTCTTGGGCGGACCGGATTTGCGGGTGTTGATCGATTATGGTCATAATGCGCCGGCGATTGTCGCGCTGGGGGAAATTTGCCGGCGGCTTCGGGCCCGTCGGGTGATTACGGTCCTCGGGTTGCCCGGTGATCGGCGTGACGAGGACATTCGCGAGTCGGCGCGGGCCGCCGCGGCGTTTAGTGACCAGGTAATTATCCGGGAGGATTTTGATCGGCGAGGCCGCCAACCCGGGGAGGTCGCTCAGTTAATTCAAGCGGCCATTCGGGCCGAGCACCCGGATGCCTCGATCCAAATGGTACTGGACGAAAAAGAGGCGGTGACCACGGCGATTCGCCAGGCGGGGCCCGGGAGTTTGGTGCTGGTGCTCTATGAGCGGTATCCTGTCGTGCGGCAAGCGGCCGAAGAGGCATTACACCGGGTGCGTCTGGGGTCGGCGACGTCCGATCACGGGACATTTTTGCAAGAGGCAGGAATTTAG